One Epinephelus lanceolatus isolate andai-2023 chromosome 17, ASM4190304v1, whole genome shotgun sequence genomic window carries:
- the sprn gene encoding shadow of prion protein codes for MSGMNQVLATCWTCLLLSAFLCEPVLSKGGRGGSRGSSRGTHSRSSTAGSYRGAGSYGGTRSRFRAAGRSSPVRVAAAAAAGAAVALTAEKWYASAYRRSNADSSDEELDYYNRTNYFDALMSGSTQNGSSLSQLVSIIIATFYPNYGLLVDTIL; via the coding sequence ATGTCAGGGATGAACCAGGTGCTTGCAACATGCTGGACTTGCCTCCTGCTCTCTGCTTTCCTGTGTGAGCCGGTGTTGTCCAAGGGCGGTCGTGGAGGGTCCCGGGGTTCCTCTCGGGGCACCCACTCCCGCAGCTCCACAGCGGGGAGTTACCGGGGAGCAGGCTCCTACGGTGGGACCCGCTCCCGCTTCAGGGCCGCAGGGCGCTCGTCTCCAGTGAGGGTGGcagcggcggcagcagcagggGCAGCGGTGGCCTTAACAGCGGAGAAATGGTACGCCTCTGCCTACCGCCGCAGCAACGCTGACAGCTCAGACGAAGAGCTGGATTACTACAACAGGACCAATTACTTTGATGCACTCATGTCAGGCTCAACTCAAAATGGatcttctctctctcagctgGTTTCTATCATTATTGCAACATTTTACCCAAACTATGGACTCTTGGTGGACACTATACTGTAG
- the fuom gene encoding fucose mutarotase: protein MVVLRGIPSVISPELLYALAKMGHGDELVLADANFPASSICACGPKEIRADGLGIPQLLEAILKLLPLDTYVPSPATVMDLVDSDKQRRLPVPVWDTYTQLLGQAGSQAPLEKVERFAFYERAKKAYAVVATGETALYGNLILKKGVIPAELLQ, encoded by the exons ATGGTCGTGCTGAGAGGAATCCCCTCTGTTATTTCACCTGAGCTGCTGTATGCTCTCGCTAAAATGGGCCACGGGGATGAACTGG ttcttGCTGATGCAAACTTTCCAGCATCTTCCATTTGTGCTTGTGGTCCTAAAGAGATAAGAGCTGATG GTTTGGGAATCCCACAGCTTTTGGAGGCCATTTTGAAGCTGTTGCCCTTGGATACCTACGTCCCTTCTCCG GCCACAGTCATGGATCTGGTGGACAGTGACAAACAGAGACGTTTACCTGTCCCTGTGTGGGACACCTACACACAGCTCCTGGGTCAGGCTGGGTCTCAG GCTCCTCTTGAAAAGGTGGAGAGGTTTGCTTTCTATGAACGTGCCAAGAAAGCCTACGCTGTTGTGGCAACAGG GGAAACAGCTCTGTATGGTAACCTGATACTGAAGAAGGGGGTCATTCCTGCTGAGCTGctacaatga
- the echs1 gene encoding enoyl-CoA hydratase, mitochondrial, translating to MAFLCRSAASLLKSSRAAPALLSAARLYSSGGQYEYILVEKRGENKDVGFIQLNRPKALNALCDGLMKEVGSALDAFEEDSNIGAIVITGSDRAFAAGADIKEMQNRTFQECYGGNFLGHWNRVSTVKKPVIAAVNGFALGGGCELAMMCDIIYAGEKAQFGQPEILLGTIPGAGGTQRLTRAVGKSLAMEMVLTGDRITAQDAKQSGLVSKIYPVDQLVSEAVKCGEKIAANSKLVSAMAKEAVNAAFELTLAEGNRLEKRLFHCTFATNDRKEGMTAFVEKRKASFQDN from the exons ATGGCTTTCCTCTGCAGAAGTGCTGCTTCCCTCCTGAAGTCCTCCAGAGCAGCCCCGGCCCTGCTGTCCGCTGCCCGCCTCTACAGCTCAG GAGGTCAGTATGAGTATATCTTGGTGGAAAAGCGAGGTGAGAACAAAGATGTGGGTTTCATCCAGTTGAACCGACCCAAGGCTCTCAACGCTTTGTGTGACGGGCTGATGAAGGAGGTGGGATCAGCCCTGGATGCCTTTGAGGAAGACAGCAACATAGGCGCTATCGTCATCACTGGCAGCGACAGAGCCTTTGCTG CGGGAGCAGACATTAAAGAGATGCAGAATCGAACTTTCCAGGAGTGTTATGGGGGAAACTTCCTGGGTCACTGGAACAGAGTGTCCACAGTGAAGAAGCCTGTGATTGCAGCTGTCAACGGATTtgct CTGGGTGGAGGCTGTGAGCTGGCAATGATGTGTGACATCATCTACGCCGGAGAGAAGGCACAGTTCGGCCAGCCTGAGATCCTGCTCGGGACCATTCCTG GGGCGGGTGGCACCCAGCGCCTGACCCGTGCGGTGGGCAAATCCCTGGCGATGGAGATGGTACTTACAGGAGACAGAATAACTGCGCAAGACGCCAAGCAGTCAG gtTTGGTGAGTAAAATTTATCCGGTTGACCAGCTGGTGTCTGAAGCTGTTAAATGTGGGGAGAAAATTGCTGCCAACTCCAAACTGGTCTCTGCTATGGCTAAAGAGGCTGTTAACGCAG cctttgaGCTGACGTTGGCTGAGGGTAATCGTTTGGAAAAGCGCTTATTCCACTGTACCTTTGCAACA aatgatcGTAAAGAAGGCATGACAGCATTTGTGGAGAAGAGAAAAGCCAGTTTCCAGGACAATTAA
- the LOC117248010 gene encoding uncharacterized protein LOC117248010, which yields MRANMLRFSLVVCASLILGITAKPYKPWNKLTDEAFQDTVVSIDDKGRMSWGVEVEPPQDMDETDYDIDPSMMIWKSMAGTGRDKQPLRAEEDLDELHHPSMADLLKVQIQNLDTLPAADIQAQPWQEDADVKSNQEPEEDKDDIDHPGFSEVALNEPEQDWDEVYHKAREQLDGYLAPLRAEYKAEAESLISHSEPEKDEDALYHHDDQGSPVQMEPLRPEVLAESKARLHLQPEEDMDDVYHRDLPELIPDHEAAAPVYLPSERKHSEPEEDLDHLYHP from the exons ATGAGAGCAAACATGTTAAG GTTTTCTCTGGTAGTCTGTGCGTCTCTGATACTCGGTATCACAGCGAAGCCATACAAACCATGG AATAAACTCACAGATGAAGCCTTCCAGGATACTGTTGT ATCCATAGATGACAAAGGAAGGATGTCCTGGGGAGTTGAAGTGGAGCCTCCACAGGACATGGACGAGACTGACTATGACATTGACCCTAGCATGATGATTTGGAAGAGCATGGCAGGCACAGGACGGGACAAACAGCCCCTGAGGGCTGAAGAAGACTTGGATGAGCTGCACCATCCTTCAATGGCGGATCTTCTCAAAGTTCAAATCCAAAACCTGGATACTCTCCCTGCTGCCGACATCCAGGCACAGCCCTGGCAGGAAGATGCTGACGTGAAGTCCAATCAGGAACCAGAGGAGGACAAAGATGACATCGACCACCCTGGTTTTAGTGAGGTGGCGCTGAACGAGCCTGAGCAAGACTGGGATGAAGTCTACCACAAAGCGAGGGAGCAGCTGGATGGATATCTGGCTCCACTACGGGCTGAATACAAAGCTGAAGCAGAGAGCCTCATTTCACACTCTGAACCAGAGAAGGATGAGGACGCGCTGTATCACCACGATGACCAGGGTTCACCTGTGCAGATGGAGCCACTGAGACCTGAGGTCTTGGCTGAAAGTAAGGCGAGACTTCACCTTCAACCAGAGGAAGACATGGACGACGTGTACCACCGAGATCTCCCAGAGCTCATCCCTGACCATGAGGCTGCCGCTCCTGTTTATTTGCCGTCTGAGAGGAAACACAGCGAGCCAGAGGAAGACCTGGACCATCTCTACCACCCATAA
- the mtg1 gene encoding mitochondrial ribosome-associated GTPase 1, with translation MKLHEALRNVSKFRTVFDFGGREVAHWFPGHMAKGLKQMRASLKSVDCIIEIHDARIPFSGRNPVFQETLDVRPHLLVLNKMDLADLSNKQRILKTLEKNRVRNVLFTDCLKQRDDNIKKLVPTVVEMIESQPRFNRVENTNYCLMVIGVPNVGKSSLINSLRRTNLKKGRASRVGGEPGITKAVLTKIQVCERPIMHLLDTPGVLPPKIESVETGMKLALCGTILDHLVGEDIIADYLLYSLNRLEKFSYVEKYDLQEPSDDIQHVLKRIAVKLGMTQRVKAITGVGNITITVPNYTAAAYNFIRAFRKGELGQVMLD, from the exons ATGAAACTGCACGAGGCGCTCCGTAATGTCAGCAAGTTCAGGACCGTGTTCGACTTTGGAGGACGGGAAGTGGCTCACTGGTTCCCCGGACACATGGCTAAAG GACTGAAGCAGATGAGAGCCAGCCTGAAGAGTGTGGACTGTATCATAGAGATCCATGATGCCAGA ATCCCCTTTTCGGGAAGAAACCCTGTGTTTCAGGAGACTCTAGATGTCAGACCTCATCTGCTGGTCCTCAACAAGATGGACCTCGCTGATCTGTCCAACAAGCAG AGAATCCTGAAGACGTTAGAAAAAAACAGGGTGAGGAATGTTCTCTTCACAGACTGTTTAAAGCAGAGAGATGACAACATCAAAAAG TTGGTGCCAACGGTGGTGGAAATGATTGAGAGCCAACCACGCTTTAACAGAGTTGAG AATACAAATTACTGCCTGATGGTGATTGGAGTACCCAACGTTGGGAAGTCATCTCTTATTAACTCACTGAGAAGAACAAACTTGAAAAAAG GTCGTGCATCTCGAGTAGGCGGAGAGCCAGGTATAACTAAAGCAGTCCTGACTAAAATACAG GTGTGTGAGCGACCCATAATGCACCTGTTGGACACGCCAGGAGTCTTGCCTCCGAAGATTGAGAGTGTTGAAACGGGCATGAAGCTGGCGTTATGTG GAACTATTCTGGACCATTTAGTGGGTGAAGACATAATCGCTGACTACTTACTGTATTCCCTGAACAGGCTTGAGAAGTTCAG ttACGTAGAGAAATACGACCTCCAAGAGCCAAGCGATGACATTCAGCATGTCCTCAAACGTATTGCTGTAAAACTTGGAATGACACAACGGGTCAAAGCCATTACTGGAGTTG GGAACATCACCATCACTGTCCCAAACTACACAGCAGCAGCTTACAATTTCATCAGAGCCTTCAGGAAAGGAGAGCTGGGACAAGTAATGCTGGACTGA